A genomic region of Drosophila kikkawai strain 14028-0561.14 chromosome X, DkikHiC1v2, whole genome shotgun sequence contains the following coding sequences:
- the LOC138929203 gene encoding uncharacterized protein, translated as MYRQIRVNPDHTRFQRILFRNKYGELCDYELDTVTFGVNCAPFLAIRVLQQLAQDIRGQYPLASDIISNFMYVDDVLAGAHTRQSAVLAIKELRLALESAGFPLRKWTSNERRLLQAIPREHLISADFLELEDASTAKTLGIRWQATSDSFFFVPMVIPLQTAYTKREVLSQIAKLFDPAGWLSPFVIRAKIFMQEIWLRELGWDQPLPTDLVTKWQEFLKGYPTLREIRIPRWVRFHPAAEVQYHAFCDASQDAYGAAIFVRVETADGCCAHLLASKTRVSTIVLAWLGKPACTWTTFVANRVAKIEQRTNESKWGHVRSEDNPADLASRASRPKSLKTAHFGGTGSATVPPAVNILERFSTFDRALRVIAYVIRFAKNCKMEDIPPSSALTSAELSDVQER; from the coding sequence ATGTATCGGCAAATCCGGGTCAATCCTGATCACACGCGCTTTCAGAGAATCTTATTCCGCAACAAATACGGTGAGCTCTGTGACTATGAACTCGACACAGTCACCTTCGGCGTAAATTGTGCGCCCTTCCTGGCCATCAGAGTGCTTCAGCAGTTGGCTCAGGACATCCGAGGCCAATATCCTTTGGCCAGCGACATCATTTCGAACTTTATGTACGTGGACGATGTGCTCGCAGGGGCTCACACTCGGCAGTCGGCAGTTTTAGCCATTAAAGAGCTTCGGCTGGCTCTCGAGAGTGCCGGTTTTCCACTGCGCAAGTGGACCTCCAACGAAAGGAGACTCCTACAAGCGATTCCGAGGGAACATTTGATCAGTGCAGACTTCCTGGAGCTGGAAGATGCCAGCACGGCGAAAACTCTTGGGATCCGTTGGCAAGCTACATCCgatagtttcttttttgttccaATGGTGATCCCCCTGCAAACTGCCTACACCAAACGAGAGGTCTTATCTCAGATagcaaaacttttcgaccCGGCAGGGTGGTTATCGCCTTTCGTAATCCGAGCCAAGATTTTCATGCAGGAAATTTGGCTACGGGAGCTAGGCTGGGATCAGCCACTCCCCACCGACCTGGTGACCAAGTGGCAAGAGTTTTTGAAAGGGTATCCGACCCTGAGGGAAATTCGTATTCCGAGATGGGTGCGTTTCCATCCTGCTGCCGAGGTGCAGTACCATGCGTTTTGCGATGCGTCGCAGGACGCGTATGGGGCTGCTATTTTCGTCCGAGTCGAAACGGCTGACGGCTGTTGTGCCCATTTGCTGGCATCCAAGACCAGAGTCTCTACCATAGTTCTTGCATGGCTAGGCAAGCCAGCATGCACCTGGACGACATTCGTGGCCAACAGGGTCGCAAAGATCGAACAACGCACCAACGAAAGCAAATGGGGCCATGTACGATCCGAAGACAATCCAGCTGATCTGGCAAGCCGGGCGTCTCGCCCCAAGAGCTTAAAGACAGCACACTTTGGTGGCACGGGCAGTGCCACAGTGCCGCCAGCAGTGAATATCCTAGAGCGTTTTTCAACCTTCGACAGGGCGCTGCGGGTTATAGCATACGTGATCCGTTTTgcgaaaaattgcaaaatggaAGATATACCCCCATCGTCAGCACTCACTTCGGCGGAGTTGTCCGACGTGCAAGAGCGGTGA